In Rhinoraja longicauda isolate Sanriku21f chromosome 6, sRhiLon1.1, whole genome shotgun sequence, the following proteins share a genomic window:
- the LOC144594700 gene encoding septin-7-like has protein sequence MKEIKEQKIKIYEFPNAEDEDDNKLVKTFKDCVPLAVVGSNLVFELSGKMVRGRQYPWGVAEVENGDHCDFSILRNMLIRTHMQDLKEITNNIHYENYRSRKLAAVTGNGVDASKLKGRLTRSPLAEMEEERREHMAKMKKMETEMEQVFEMKVKEKKQKLKDSENELQRRHEQMKKNLEAQYKELEEKGRPFEEEKVAWEAEQRLLEQQKLDASKTMEKNKKKGKIF, from the exons ATGAAGGAAATCAAAGAACAGAAGATTAAGATTTATGAATTCCCAAATGCAGAAGATGAAGATGATAATAAGTTGGTGAAGACATTTAAG GATTGTGTACCCCTGGCAGTCGTTGGAAGCAACCTTGTCTTTGAGCTCAGTGGGAAAATGGTCAGAGGTCGGCAGTACCCATGGGGAGTGGCAGAAG TTGAAAATGGAGACCATTGTGATTTCTCCATTTTGCGCAACATGCTGATCAG GACACATATGCAGGATCTGAAGGAGATCACCAACAATATCCACTACGAAAACTATCGAAGTCGAAAGCTGGCAGCTGTGACCGGCAATGGGGTTGACGCCAGTAAGCTAAAAGGCCGCCTCACCAG GAGCCCTCTCGCTGAGATGGAGGAAGAGCGTCGAGAGCACATGGCGAAGATGAAGAAGATGGAGACTGAGATGGAACAAGTGTTTGAGATGAAGGTCAAGGAGAAGAAACAGAAATTGAAGGACTCTGAGAATGAA CTGCAGCGCCGACATGaacagatgaagaaaaacctggaGGCTCAATACAAGGAgctggaggagaaggggaggccgTTTGAGGAAGAGAAAGTGGCATGGGAGGCCGAGCAACGCTTGT